The stretch of DNA ATCCCGCCAGCGGCGTGTCGGAGGTGCTCCGCAACATCGGCGCGGGCTCGCTGACGGCGACGCTGGAGAGCTCGTCGCTCGTCCGAGTGGACACGACGAAGGCCGTGGGGTGGCCCCTGGAGGGCACGTATACGCTCGTGGGCGGCAAGGACGCCTCGCCGGACGACTACGCCACGGCGCTGGGCCGCCTGCGCAACGAGCCGGACGTGGACCTGGTGCTCGCCGCCGTCCAGGACTTCAGCGACCTGACCAAGGTGACGAAGATCCACGGCGACGTCATCAGCCACTGCAACCTGATGAGCGGCGAGAGCAAGGGCCGCATCGGGTTCGGGCAGGTGGGCCCGGTGACCACGATGACGGAGAGCGCCCAGCTGGCCACCAACCTCGTGAGCGACCGGTTCGTGCTGGTGGCGCCCCACGGCACGGTGGGCGCGGTCGCGGGACTGGTGGGCAGCCTGCCCTCGCACCACTCTCCGACGTTCAAGCGCGTCGCGGGGCTGGACGAGAAGAACCTGAGCGTGGACGACCAGAAGGCCCTGCTGCGCGGAAACCTGGTCCCCGTCGCCACGGAGCGCGGCCGAGGCACCATCGTGGTGCGCGGCCTGACGACCGACGGCGATCAGATCAACGTGCGTCGCGTGGCGGACCGCGCGGTGCGCACGCTGAAGATGGTGGGCGACCTGTTCATCGGCCTGCTCAACAACGCGGACGGACGCAGCGCGCTCAAGCAGAAGCTGGTGGAGGCGCTGGTGCAGATGCAGAAGGACGGCGCCATCGTCCCCTCCACCGACGGCAAGGACCCCGCCTTCAAGGTGGAGGTCTACTCGTCGCAGCAGGACTTCGCGCAGGGCATCGTCCGGGTGAACATGGCGGTGAGGCCCGTGCGAGCCATCGACTACATCTACGCGACCATCACGGTCCAGGTCTGATGAGGGAACGCATCGATGCCAACGGTATTCTCAGCCAACCGTAGCAGCATCCTCGTCGACGGGAAGGCCGTGGAGGGCCTCCAGTCGCTCGCCTTCCGCGTCGTCACGGAGCGCGAGGACATCCGCGCCATCGGCTCCAACGAGCGCGTGGACGTCATCTTCGGCCTGCGCACCGTCGTGGGAGAGATGGTCATCCGCTCCGCCGACGTGGCGCTCGATTCGCTGCTGGAGGCGCGCGGCAAGTTCCAGCTCGTCGCCAACCTCAAGCGCACCGAGGGCACGGACGAGGTACGAACGCTGTCCTTCGACGACTGCTTCGTCGAGGGC from Myxococcus stipitatus encodes:
- a CDS encoding phage tail sheath C-terminal domain-containing protein, whose protein sequence is MLGITGFVEGANGKVIRASSWSRFLEVAGRSSGFSLPEARQALDNGVSELVVSPLPAGAGAAASIAVAGDPSKFPSGSTGDKPGATFLAKVPGPWANGITLKISYRNNIDKTVTSFDVEITHPASGVSEVLRNIGAGSLTATLESSSLVRVDTTKAVGWPLEGTYTLVGGKDASPDDYATALGRLRNEPDVDLVLAAVQDFSDLTKVTKIHGDVISHCNLMSGESKGRIGFGQVGPVTTMTESAQLATNLVSDRFVLVAPHGTVGAVAGLVGSLPSHHSPTFKRVAGLDEKNLSVDDQKALLRGNLVPVATERGRGTIVVRGLTTDGDQINVRRVADRAVRTLKMVGDLFIGLLNNADGRSALKQKLVEALVQMQKDGAIVPSTDGKDPAFKVEVYSSQQDFAQGIVRVNMAVRPVRAIDYIYATITVQV